The Candidatus Limnocylindrales bacterium genome has a segment encoding these proteins:
- a CDS encoding cysteine desulfurase family protein: MMKKIYLDYATTTPVHPEVREAMLPYLGEFFGNPGSLYEESKKPREALEEARQQVALLMGAKSEEIVFTSGGTEANNFAIKGVAFANQKKGTHIVTSQIEHQSVLYALKFLEKLGFTVTYVPVNKYGMVDPEEIAEAITERTILVSIMYGNHEVGTLEPIAEIGRITREKGVYFHTDATQVVGILPVDVDMLGVDLLSLSGHKFYGPKGVGALYIREGVRIYPLIHGGTQEEGRRAGTENISGIVGLGKAAELARKEMTQRIDHILFLRNRLGDALLKKVSGLYLNGHPTQRLPHYLSFCVECVKGDALTLLLDRKGIAVSPGSTCTFTARKPSHVLKAMGIPLELAEGSLLFSTGIYTREEDIDVVIETFPPLVEKLRSISVMNPSS; encoded by the coding sequence ATGATGAAGAAAATTTATTTGGATTATGCCACAACGACCCCTGTGCATCCTGAAGTGAGGGAGGCGATGCTCCCTTATTTGGGGGAATTTTTCGGGAATCCTGGAAGTCTTTATGAAGAAAGTAAAAAACCTCGGGAAGCTCTAGAAGAAGCCAGACAACAGGTTGCCCTGCTCATGGGTGCTAAGTCGGAGGAGATTGTTTTTACTTCGGGTGGTACAGAAGCTAATAATTTTGCTATTAAAGGAGTAGCCTTTGCGAATCAGAAGAAAGGAACCCATATCGTTACCTCTCAGATTGAACATCAATCGGTACTTTATGCCCTTAAATTTCTGGAAAAACTGGGATTTACGGTGACCTATGTACCTGTAAACAAATATGGAATGGTTGATCCCGAAGAAATTGCCGAAGCAATCACAGAGAGAACGATTTTGGTATCCATTATGTATGGGAACCATGAGGTGGGAACCTTAGAGCCCATAGCAGAAATCGGTCGGATTACCCGGGAGAAGGGAGTTTATTTTCATACCGATGCCACACAGGTCGTGGGTATTTTACCGGTAGATGTAGACATGCTGGGAGTTGATTTACTGAGTCTTTCGGGGCATAAATTCTACGGTCCGAAAGGGGTCGGGGCCTTATACATTCGAGAAGGTGTAAGGATTTATCCGTTGATCCATGGGGGTACGCAGGAAGAAGGACGGCGGGCAGGTACCGAAAATATTTCAGGCATTGTAGGGCTTGGAAAAGCGGCAGAGCTGGCCAGAAAAGAAATGACCCAACGAATAGATCACATTTTGTTTTTACGAAATCGGCTGGGGGATGCCCTCTTAAAGAAAGTATCGGGTCTTTACTTAAACGGGCATCCTACCCAAAGACTTCCCCATTATCTGAGTTTTTGTGTTGAATGTGTGAAGGGGGATGCCCTGACTTTGCTTCTCGACAGGAAGGGAATTGCGGTTTCTCCAGGTTCCACCTGTACCTTTACGGCCAGGAAACCCTCCCATGTTCTGAAAGCCATGGGGATTCCTTTGGAACTGGCAGAGGGTTCACTGCTTTTCTCAACCGGAATTTACACCAGAGAAGAAGATATAGACGTTGTGATAGAAACCTTTCCACCTCTGGTGGAAAAGCTAAGAAGTATCTCTGTAATGAATCCTTCATCCTGA